Below is a window of Anomaloglossus baeobatrachus isolate aAnoBae1 chromosome 8, aAnoBae1.hap1, whole genome shotgun sequence DNA.
tcaggctgagtgagtaccacagtgccgtgaggcacagcgctgcccccgcgtccctgcaccccaccaagccctgcaccggccccgccatccctcatcccccaactcatcactgggcccccggacaaccaccccctacccacggaggggagaactaacaactttgctgctccctgtcaccgctcccgggattcccatacagagcagcggtggtgtccatacaatcaccacaaccgtgggtggcgtcacggacaataaactattccaaaaaccaaacccctttctctaacgggcgaggagcgccgctcgagtccccgggatccggcccatcgctcgagccaccgagcagcagcaggccgcagcagcagcggcagccggacccgagcagtgggagagcgcagcgtcccctcctccgcccacgacacacactcttggcattctcttgatgagcttcaagaggtggtcaccggaaatggttttcacttcacaggtgtggcctGTCAGGTTTAATtagtgggatttcttgctttataaatggggttgggaccatcagttgtgttgtgcagaagtctggtggatacacagctgtcctactgaataaactgttagaatttgtatgatgatgtatggcaagaaaaaagcagctaagcaaagaaaaacgagtggccatcattactttaaggacATCATTACTTTAaggaatgaaggtcagtcagtccgaaaaattgggaaaactttgaaagtgtccccaagtgcagtggcaaaaaacatcaaacgctacaaagaaactggctcacatgaggcctgccccaggaaaggaagaccaagagtcacctctgctgcggaggataagattaccagcctcagaaatcgcaggttaacagcagctcagattagagaccaggtcaatgccacacagagtcctagcagcagacacatctctagaacaactgttaagaggagactttgtgcagcaggccttcatggtaaaatagctgctaggaaaccactgttaaggacaggcaataaacagatgagacttgtttgggctaaagaatacaaggaatggacattagaccagtggaaatctgtgctttggtctgttgagtccaaatttgagatctttggatccaaccaccgtgtctttgtgcgacacagaaaaggtgaacggatggactctacatgcctggttcccaccgtgaagcatggaggaggaggtgtgatggtgtgggggtgctttgctagtaacactgttggggatttattcaaaattgaaggcatactgaaccagcatggctaccacagcatcttgcagcggcgtgctattccatccagtttccgttttgttagaccatcatttatttttcaacaggataatggcctcaaacacacctccaagctgtgtaagggctatttgactaagaaggagagtgatggggtgctacgcaagatgacctggcctcaacagtcaccagacctgaacccaaaagagatggtttggggtgagctggaccgcagagtgaaggcaaaagggccaacaagggctaatcatctttgggaactccttcaagactgttggaagaccatttccggtgactacctcttgaagctcatcaagagaatgcgaagagtgtgtaaatcagtaatcaaagcaaaaggtggctactttgaagaacctagaatataagacatattttcagttgtttcacaatcttttgttaagcatttcattccacatgtgttaattcatagttttgatgccttcaatgtgaatctacaattttcagagtcatgaaaataaagaaaactctttgaatgagaacgtgtgtccaaacttttggtctgtactgtatgtgtagaatcagcatgatagcgcctgtatagcactggctttagtttatataggaaaatcctggtggttggtcctctttaaagaacTCAACTGTTATCTAATATTTTTCGATTTATTTGCTAATTCGCTGTTATGAAGCGCTATTTAATGTGTTACTAGCTGAATAATCCATTGACATAGAATTAAATGTTACCCCTTAGAATTATTTACTGTGTTTTAAAACTTGTGATATGATATGTTTTACATTAATGATCTTACTTATTTTTGCTCTAATTTCCCTCTGACTACAGATATTTGGCCATCCGCTACCCTCTGAAATCACGAGACCTCCGTACGGCTAGAAATGCCCTGGCGGCCATTGCAGTTATATGGGCCCTTTCTATCCTGTTTGCGGGCCCTTACCTGAGCTACTATCACATCATCCTTTACAATGAAGTGCCCATTTGTATTCCTAACTGGGAAGATCGTAGAAGGAAGATCATGGACGTATCAACTTTTGTCTTTGGGTACCTTTTACCTGTACTTATTCTTGGATTGTCTTATGCTAGAACCATCTGTTTTCTTTGGACTTCAGTGGATCCCGTGAAGACGGTATCGGAGTCTCGAAAAGCAAAACACAAAGTGACCAAAATGATAGTGATAGTTGCGGTCCTCTTCTGCATCTGTTGGCTTCCTCATCACTTAGTGATCCTGTGCTTCTGGTTTGGACACTTTCCCTTCAACAGGGCTACCTACGCCTTCCGGCTTGTGTCCCATTGTATGTCCTATGCTAACTCATGCTTAAATCCTATTGTTTACGCTCTCATCTCCAAGCACTTTCGAAAACGGTTCAAGCAAGTTTTCACATGTATGCTGACTCAGAAACGGGCACGGAACAAAGTCCACGCGGTGCAGGCGGCAAACACCGTAGCTGGTTTTTATGCCGGACATACAGAGGTCACCCAAGTTCAGGAGGAAAGTGCTAGGAGTGGAAGAACACCAAGAGAAGAAGGTATCGAGATTGGAAGCCCGGAGGAGTCATCAAGCCGAAGGATGGTTGGAGGAAGTTGGGGGACACGATTGCCCAAAACTGTTGGTTTTACAACACAGGCATCATAAAAAGAAACTCTCAAAGGTTGCACCCAACGGTAATATCAAAAGCAGCATCAACAAACAATGCCGAGTCTCCAGATGGGGCTGCAAACTACAATTTCATATCCTACCTCAGGCAACATGAATAAAATATGATATTATCTGAATAAACAATTATTCACCATGCCTGCAACAAAAAGATGCCATGctgctaaaaataatatatatatcctagtaataGATGGAGAATTTCTATTAGACTTAAGCAGTTCCGGATACTTTTCTTGATCTTTACTTTGTACTGCCTGCACTTTGACCTTCATCCATGGGGTGAAGGTATAATTGCTATATTATTCCTGCACTGTATAATGCTGCTAATTTTATCCCATGGCCGCAGGTCTTTTAAGTCCGATTTCTTGGAATTTATCTTCTGAGAGTGGAAGGAGATCTCTTTGTTAATTATGTTCCCTAAGAGCCGCGCTACCATAATGCTCCACCAAAGTGAAAGAAATAAAATACTAAATGTGCTCTGAGCGTGGTGTCCACAATGCCGGGTCTGCCGGTGTCTGCAAAGCTGACATTTAACAGGCAAGAGGAGGAATATATTTCCGTACTGTCGATATATACCCCTGCAGCCTCCAATCACACGAGTAGTATTGACAATATCGTCAATAACAGAGGTTCTGCTGTTCCAATTAGTCCTGCTCCTTCATATTCTGACCTATGAGATCAAAAGCCTCAGTCCTGAAAATAGAACTAGATACTGTAAGACACATTTATATTTAACTCACTGATACCATTTAAAGTTTTAATGTGTGTTAAAGGGACTCTGttaagtttttgccacctaatccgagagcaaacagagaccccgattccagcaatgtgtcacttactgggctgcttactgtagttttgctaaaatcactgtttaatcagcagtagattatcattagagcacTACTTGGCCTGTAGTTGTACATcgtccaggccaaaaactagtactctagcagaatacagctaagcccccactagatggaggcatcacagatgcaggaggagcaaatcacacacacttccaaaaaatggagggggcgattgctggttggtaaaactgcacactgatggcttgcatagagcactgttcacacatgtagatgcacagtcacaaccctgcagcctattaggtgacgcccatactattaaatcaggcgggctgccaagccgtactccatctgtgcaccatacagggacaggaactctaatatgtaaggcctaacagaaaggggcctggctgtatcctgtacaaaaaaatatgcgtttttagttggtattatggccatataCTGTAAGTAATgcctaatttttggaggatatttattcctctttttgttgctatttttatatataaactactTGGCCTgtgccagatagtccagcatattcaagagCTCTGCATAATcccacccacactactgattggctgctttctacgTACACTTTATAtgggcaaaaagctgccaatcattgttgtgggcggggttataaagcTTCACATGCAaataactgttagatctgcagcaaagacaacagtaattttatcaaaatgagagcATGCAGCCACACaaatgacacatcgctagaattagggtctctgtctctacattatgctgctgtcagatggaggagcaaaaactggtgacggattccctttaaatgagTTCAACAACGAtgaatgaaaattatttttttaattaaaatgtaaCCATTTAGTAGATCTGATACCATTGCCTTTATAAATTGAGTCTTTCCTCATAAAATAACCATTTAAAGCAAGTAGAAGCCCTCAGTGTACTTTTGCCACCCATGCTTCATCATAGTTGTTCAATTTTCCTAGCTCAATTATGCATCTTTCATTTCTAAACCCATAATGTTATTTATTTGTTAAAAAGAATCAATCACCAGATTTTTCCTACACCATCTGAGAGaagtatgatgtaggggcagagaccctgactccagtgtTGTATCACTTACTGCTGGGTTgcgtgcagtatttttgttaaaattaCAGTTTTATCTGATGCAGATCGATCAGTTCTCTGAATgccgagctctgtataaccccaccacatcactgattggtagctttctgtgtacactgtgcataggcggaAAGCTGCCAAGCAGTGGAGTGGGTACATAGAAATGCTGGAAAAACAAAAAGGCGCAAAACAGGGTCTTATCCTGGTAGAACCCGATAAGCATAATGCAAGGAATTTCTTACCTTAagtagttgtgcaagtcacaactagtTTGTAGGGCAAGGAATATGCAAACCGGCCGCTGCAGTCCCAGTTGATAATGATTAGGTGAAACAAAGAGGAAAAAGGGGTTAATTGCACTCTGCCGTGTGTAAAAAGAAGAAGAACAAATGAAGATCAATGACGTGATTTTATTCTTCTATGCGTTTCGGAGTAAGAAACTCCTTCaggaaaaaatcactgatgtacattAGGGTTTTTTACCTAAAGAAGGTGTTCCttactccgaaacgcgtagaagaaTAAAATCAAGTCATTGATCTTCATTTTATCTTCTTCTTACTCCACACGGCAGGGCGGGATTAACCCCTTTCCCCTTTTTGCTTCAACTAATCTATAgaggtgggtggggttatacaaagctcttAAATATCGAGGACTACATGGCaggaggtttactagtcctctagtgataatctcctgctgaaaaaaaatgattttatcaaaactactgcaAGCAGTTCAATTAGTGacatatccctggaatcagggtctctgtctatacAGTTTacttctctcagattaggtgataaaaacctggtgaaaaattccctttaaaggggttttaaaaaaaaagttcctgtgctgagataatacagatgtactgtgtaatggctgtgtctgactgtatgacagtatgggatcacagctgattcttcttgggaggtaaaatatttccttgcctgtttttaaaaaaaggttttacctcaaagaaagaattatttctgatcccatgctgtaatgtctgtatacttttttacttcctcccctctccaggatctgtggtatgatcagaccatgtccctgtacggtcagacacggccattacacagtacatagcaggggcacatatataagattatctcagcagaggaaaacattttttaaacatacccgattgtggaaattattattattccaagatctgttaattaaaatgaactttgatTAAAATGAACAATGTCCTTTTTTTGAATGCCGTTGTATTTTACATTATTACTAAAAAGAACGGACAATGTAGATTTTACCTACTCCAAATTCCATTATAGACACAGTAACTTTGGTGTGACCAGCTAACTATGTAACATGAGTAGATGCATCCCCGTTGTCCAGTGATAGCTCATATTGGAGAAAAGCATTGGGCAGCTTAAATTCAAATACTTAATCCCTATTTTCCCAGGGAAGAGAAGCCAATGCTTGAAGAGTCCGACATCCACTCTCCCCATAAAGACACGAGTGGTTGTCTGAGCCAAGCATTCATCTGTGTGGGGGAGTTGCATGAGATAACTGTTGGCTGACgaatatctaaactgttggctgAAAAATACCTtttctgtaaagaaccctttcctagctTAATGCCCCTTGGTCCTTTGTATAATTATTACAATGAATAAATCACGTGCCTCTCCTTTGTATTGATGACATATACATGCATACCTTAGATccttgtatagaaaaaaaaacctatTTATTaacctagttgcctgcctttgagccCCCTTTACCAGTTGGGGGCTGATTAGATTGTTTTAGCTTTCAGTAATGTGTTGATATAGATTTAATGCAGATTTTGATCATTGTAaagtagacaaaaagactgacaacagttccaaaactgcaatgtgaacaggtgcataactgaacatgacataaaatgacaaaaaaagagatagttgcactctgaaatgttaaaacatgaaaaccatgaatgtaagaatatagatttgcattactgctaaaggaagtctatgaaaaaattgagatatttagcatacaataaCAGACATTTTTATatatgcccagtagccacgtcaaggcatatgagGTAtcacttgacgtggctactgggcagatataaaaatggccgtttttgtatgctaaatatctcaatttttttcttagatttcctttagcagtaatgcaaatctgtattcttacattcatgggtttcatgttttagcatttcagaatGCAATTGTCTCTTTTTTTGATCATTGTAAAGACGTTATTGCCTTCTCTTATTTAATACTGGTAACTAATAAAATAAGGTTATACCTACAGTCTACAGCCATTTGACGCATTAGGTAATATCTGTCTCAGATTTCACTGATCCCTATGGGAATTGTTACAGCCTCTCCGCAGTAACATCAGCTTCCTTTATAATATTGCTTGCACTTTCTTTTATTTTCATCTCTCACAATGCCTATTCTGTACTTTGGACCAATTTCGTTCTTTTGTCGTATTACCTTTCTTTTCAAGAGAATATCTTGCTGGTATATTGCAGATTAAATTGAAATGAAATTATTGTGTTGACTTCAATGAAATATTCACAGTAAAAAGAAGACTATTCTTCTTCCCGTGGAATACGTATATACAGGGCCGACATCAGCACTCTACTTAAGCATGATTTTTGCCTAAGGACAAAGAGCAGGTATAATAAAGTATCCTGTGCACTGCAACCTTTGTGCTTTTCAATATACTGTTCAATGCGGAAGAAGTACAGTATGTGTTGCTACAAACAAAGAAAATGACTTACCAGATGTGGGTAATAAGCCATGCAATCTACACAggaaaataaatcaaaccatagatgtccataaattacgttatgtgtaataatgataaattgaacagggaaaaagtattaaacacttGAAGAAAGAAGGGTCAAATATCtatgtcatgacaccagctgaatctATCCGTAATTAGTAAGAAATCTGCTAACAGCTGGCTCAACTAATGGCAAATGAAAAGGtgttcattaccaaggtgccacacaagaaacatctcatgatgggtaaaaacagtgagctgtctcaaaatcTTTACAACCTTATTACtgcaaaaacatactgatggcattggttgcaAAAAATGTAACAAACTACTAAAGGTTCCAGTAAGCACTGTTGGGGCTATAATCAAGAAGggaaaagaacatcatttcaccataaacttgGCATGACCAGGTGCTGCCTGCAAGATTtctgacagaggagtgaaaagaattatcagaaaagtTGTCTAAAAATCACTTGTAGAGAGCTAcagtacagaaagacctggaaatcagccggtacaattgtttcaaagaaaacaaaaagtaatgtcctcaacctccatggcctatatgcacgctcaccatgcaagactccatgctGAGCAAAAAGTATGTTCAAGTATATTTATCACTTGCTcaacatttaggcgggctttgcacactacgacatcgcaggtgcgatgtcggtggggtcaaatcgaaagtgacgcacatccggcgtcacttgcgatgtcgtagtgtgtaaatcctagatgatacgatgaacgagcgcaaaatcgtcgtcatcgtatcatcgctgcagcctccgacatttccataatgccgggggagcgacaggtacgatgttgttcctcgctcctgcggcagtacacatcgctgtgtgtgaagccgcaggagcgaggaacttcaccttacctgcctcccggctgcaatgagaaggacgaaggtgggcgggatgtttacatcctgctcatctccgcccctccacttcaattggccgcctgccgtgtgacgccactgtgacgccgcacgacccgccccctaaggaaggaggcgggtcgccggccagagggacgtcgcacggcaggtatgtgcgtgtaaagctgccgtagcgataataatcgctacggcagctttcactatatatcgaacgtgcgacgggggcgggactatcgctgcagcatcggtaacacattgttaccgatgtcgcagcgtgcaaagcccgccttagacaagCCTGGGAAATACTGGTCGAATATAGTCTGGTGAGATGAGACCAAAAGTGaagtctttggatgccataatatacaCCCTGTTTGGAGGCCAAAAAACATTTCATATCACCCCAAACAGTGAAatatggaggtgggaacatcatggtgtggggctgtttttaagTATACGGCacaggcaaacttcatataattgaaggaaggatgaatggacaaatctaCAGAGGCATTCTTTATAAAAATGTGATGCCATCTatcaaaatgatgaaaatgaaattagggtggatatttcagcaagacaatgatctcaaaccaACAGGCAAACTGTCAATTGGTTTCATATAAAAAATTAAGCTGCTAGAATgttccagccaatcacctgacctgaattcaatagaaaatgtatgaactaaagagttcatagaaggagcacaTAGAAGCTTCAGAATCTGACGAGTGTTTGtgtgaagaatgggccaaaatcacacaagagcaatgcatgcaactaattTCTAAGGtatcttgaagctgtcattaccagcaaaggcttttgtatgaagtagtaAATAAATTTAGTGTGTTTTcaacactttttccctgtgtcatttcttattattacacatcactaaatttatggacatctatgatttattattttgcctttgtggattggagGGATTGTTATCAACATCTGTTGAGAAATTCTTGTCAGTAGCACCATTACAAATATATTTatgtagaaaattggtgacgtgttcagtaCTTATTTCACGTGCTGTATGTAAGCAGGTCAGAAATTAGGTATGGCCCTTGACCCTAACCAAGGCTCCCAGCTAAAGGATGATGCAGTGATGGACAGGAGGGTAAACTTGAacagcttaaggggtactttgcacactacaacatcgcaagccgatacttgcgatgccgagcgctatagtacccgcccccgtcgcagctgcgatatcttgtgatagctgccgtagcgaacattatcgctacggcagcttcacatgcactcacctgccctgcgacatcgctctggccggcgacccgcctccttcctaagggtgcgggtcgtgcggcgtcacagcgacgtcacacggaaggcggacaatagaagcggaggagcggagatgagcgggacgtaaacatcccgcccacctccttccttccgcagagccggcgtgagccgcggtgacgcaggtaagctgatgttcctcgctcctgcggcttctcacacagcgatgtgtgctgccgcaggggaacgaggaacaacatcgtaccgtcgctgccgcgcaattatgaaaatgtcggacactacaccgatgatacgattaggacacttttgcgctcgttaatcgtattaaaaactCTTTACACACCATgatatcgacagcaacgccggatgtgcgtcacttttgatttgaccccacagacatcgcagctgcgatgtcgtagtgtgcaaagtacccctaactgtataTGGTAGGCAGTTGTACAGTCTCTCAATAAGTGCAcaaatttaaagagaatctgtcagtagatttttgctatgtaatctgagagctacATGATGTAAGGTCTGGaagcctgatttcagtgatgtcttACTTACTGGACTGattagtgcagttttgatagaatccctgttttctctgctgtagatgtagcagaggtCAGAatgtgagctgtgtataaccccgcccacacctgtGATTGGCAATTTCCTGTCTACACTGTCAATTGTCAGCTAGCTGCTAATCGGTAATGGAGATGGGGTTACAGAGATTAGCTGGACTGGCATGCAAGTGACACCTAGCTATGaagtgataatatcctgctgataaaacagtttgTTTTGAAACTACAGTTAACAGCCTAGCCCTAGTAAGTGACACAATTTGTATCGGTTACACTTCACAGATGGGGCACTGAGCATGGTGGTTGCAGTACAACAGCAATAGTCTAGCTCAATCCAGCAGTACACAATTTGTGCCAATAACAAACTCAGATTAGCCCACCTTACCTCGTACTGTCTAACAAGCAAAAATCTGCTATAGGCCATATTATCTCCTTAATATCGAATGCCACACAGGGCTGCCACcaagaatttcagggccccatactggcaaaattttcaggtCCCCTTGAGTCTCCCCCCAGGCTCCACGCCAGCTCCAAATCCACCCCaaaaaccttccacagtctcaccgACACTTGGAAACACTGCAGTtctgtactgcatcctcaccaattACCAATTAACAGTTCCCATCAAACACCATCTACTGGCTgaaaatattatttatataatataaatatatattcatgATAGAGGCTGTtggctgtgtatatataaatatatatatatacacagtcatagccaaaagtgttagcaTCCTTGAAGTTATTAAAGAAAATTATTTTATTCCTCaggaaattaataataataaacccCCTACACTACCTCACTCCATAATACAGCCTCTACACCGCTCTCTCCATAATATatctcccacactgcctctatgtataatatcctcccacacacactgcctctctgtataatatcacacacacacactctgccccactgtataatatatcacccacacactgcacctctgtatcATATCCCCCTAcagacactgcccctttgtataatatctccctccacataccgctctctccacaatatctctcccacactgcctctatgtataatatcctcccacacacactgtctctctgtataatatcccacacacacactctgccccactgtataatatctctcccacacactgcacctctgtataacatccccctacagacactgcccctttgtataatatctccctccacacactgctacactgctcctctgtataatatccctcacacactgcccctctgtataatatccccccacacacagcccctctgtataatatcccaccacacactacccctctataTAATATTCCACAcgaacactgctcctctgtaaaatgTTCCCCAAAcacgctgctcctctgtataatatccccacacacacacactgcccatctgtataatatcccctacacacactgctagtcacaacactttgttaagaaagaagtagtggggaccacagggcaataaatataaataaagggaggggcaataacaaaaaataaatgcaaaaaatgaaTTTTAACATGAGATGAAAAAGCTACATTGTAAAAACTGTGCACAACTAGCTATTTATACATTAacagcttttattgatacaaaacctaTTAAGGCTgacaaaaaaaaggttaaaaacatgattgaTAGGAGAAAAAGAATTGATGAAATAAGGGGATGGACAATAACCCTGCACTTATCCCCAATTAAGTATCAGGGCACTGGTtatagaatgcacaataagtatataaacaaggcagtgtccacagataaataatataatcccaaaacacatAATATCTGGCTGTAGAACCTCACCTTAAAAGTAATGTGGTAGTAAGTCAATAGAGGGtatgaaaaatgaaaaataagaCTTATGAAGTAAATACAACACCGGCAGTAAGATTAAGCAATACATGAAGAAACTGCAGGACATTTTATTGAtaccctctattgacttactgccacattaccttttaaggccacgtctcacaaagtgacatcgctagcgacattgctgctgagtcacgttttttgtgacgcaacagcgatcttgctagcgatgttgctgtgtgttacatccagcaaagacctggcccctgctgtgagtacgccggtcgttgctgaatgtcctggaccattttttggtcattgctctcccgctgtgaagcacacatcgct
It encodes the following:
- the GALR3 gene encoding galanin receptor type 3; amino-acid sequence: MSQAWNGSVSSSELPPGGIIVPVVFSLIFALGTVGNGLVLVVLLRNGQTKYNTTNLFILNLGVADLCFILLCVPFQATIYTLDGWLFGAFLCKAVHFSIYLSMYASSFTLAAVSVDRYLAIRYPLKSRDLRTARNALAAIAVIWALSILFAGPYLSYYHIILYNEVPICIPNWEDRRRKIMDVSTFVFGYLLPVLILGLSYARTICFLWTSVDPVKTVSESRKAKHKVTKMIVIVAVLFCICWLPHHLVILCFWFGHFPFNRATYAFRLVSHCMSYANSCLNPIVYALISKHFRKRFKQVFTCMLTQKRARNKVHAVQAANTVAGFYAGHTEVTQVQEESARSGRTPREEGIEIGSPEESSSRRMVGGSWGTRLPKTVGFTTQAS